The following coding sequences are from one Carassius auratus strain Wakin chromosome 47, ASM336829v1, whole genome shotgun sequence window:
- the LOC113064972 gene encoding complement factor H-like, producing the protein MRVPVKLLGFGFWLFFLNCVRCQECLRGYIKYENTEPVEKASYADGETVKVICVTGYTGFYKLKCVKGEWKKTIERPCAKKKCNHPGDTPNGSFELTEGMEFVFGVTVMYTCKKGYEMTSSINHRTCRTEGWDNTVPVCEVVKCPAIRTDEGVTASGNTEEGSYGDVIRFECVSSDKMIDGSSEIHCQETGKWSDVVPKCKAKQKLCPDLSVENGFIHIHPSNKEKIFYSCNTGYKPFSGNWWGSVTCTKESQFEEPRCILEEECGALPSVHHGKLTLRDQETADVKCDPGFMSTERSIKCTNGRWEKPVCKEVHCDIPPNVENAVIISEPEEFYVPGSTVTYVCRSSYLMNEKSTVVCRRGTSEKPPTCQGQREITCQSNGEWSSPLYKCEETKCVAHLAENIRSDEHRGSEVSVRQGQTITLSCVKSGSALQGQSKITCQSKGEWSSAFPKCISQTTRCGPPPHVNDADTTELKKDEYTTGERVEYSCFSKYTLDLRPPFSRFLTCDQGEWRGNIKCLKPCTVTVEEMNRRGIELAYVNRQKMFAPHNDYISFACKRGKYSVGVPLRQQCNDGLMTLPECE; encoded by the exons ATGAGAGTTCCTGTAAAACTCCTCGGCTTTGGCTTTTGGTTGTTTTTCTTAAATTGTGTCCGATGTCAAG AATGTCTTCGAGGgtacattaaatatgaaaacacagAGCCAGTTGAGAAAGCTTCATATGCTGATGGTGAAACAGTGAAAGTGATCTGCGTGACAGGTTATACTggcttttataaattaaaatgtgtaaaaggaGAATGGAAAAAAACCATTGAGCGACCATGTGCAA AGAAAAAATGTAATCATCCAGGCGACACACCAAACGGTAGTTTTGAACTTACAGAGGGGATGGAGTTTGTTTTCGGAGTAACAGTGATGTATACGTGCAAGAAAGG GTATGAAATGACAAGCAGTATCAATCATCGTACCTGCAGAACTGAAGGATGGGACAACACTGTCCCTGTCTGTGAGG tgGTGAAATGTCCAGCCATCCGAACAGATGAGGGGGTGACTGCGTCGGGTAACACAGAGGAGGGAAGTTATGGTGATGTTATTCGCTTCGAGTGTGTATCTTCTGACAAAATGATAGACGGAAGTAGTGAAATTCACTGCCAAGAGACGGGAAAATGGAGTGACGTTGTTCCAAAGTGCAAAG CAAAGCAGAAATTGTGTCCTGATCTATCCGTGGAAAATGGGTTCATACACATCCACCCCTCCAAcaaggaaaaaatattttactccTGCAACACGGGTTATAAACCATTCTCTGGGAACTGGTGGGGTTCAGTGACATGCACAAAAGAATCTCAATTTGAAGAGCCTCGCTGCATCC TGGAGGAAGAATGTGGTGCTCTTCCCAGTGTTCACCATGGAAAACTAACCCTTCGTGATCAAGAAACTGCTGATGTGAAATGTGATCCAGGGTTCATGTCAACTGAACGCTCCATAAAATGCACCAATGGTAGATGGGAGAAACCAGTGTGTAAGG AGGTGCATTGTGACATTCCTCCAAATGTGGAAAATGCAGTCATAATATCTGAACCTGAAGAATTCTATGTACCTGGATCTACCGTAACATACGTATGTCGAAGCTCATACTTAATGAATGAGAAAAGTACAGTTGTCTGCCGCAGAGGAACATCGGAAAAACCACCAACATGTCAAG gaCAGAGAGAAATCACCTGTCAGTCAAATGGAGAATGGAGCAGCCCTCTTTATAAATGTGAAG aaacaaaatgtgttgcacaTCTAGCAGAGAACATTAGATCAGATGAACATCGGGGGTCTGAGGTCTCAGTTAGACAAGGACAGACAATAACTCTTTCATGTGTTAAGAGTGGATCTGCATTACAAGGACAGAGCAAAATCACCTGTCAGTCAAAAGGAGAATGGAGCAGCGCTTTTCCTAAATGCATCA GTCAGACCACCAGATGTGGACCACCACCACACGTGAACGATGCAGATACAACAGAACTGAAAAAAGATGAATACACTACAGGAGAGAGAGTTGAATACAGCTGCTTTAGTAAATACACATTGGATCTGCGTCCACCTTTCTCCAGATTCTTGACCTGTGATCAAGGAGAATGGAGGGGGAATATTAAGTGTTTAA AGCCCTGTACAGTGACTGTGGAGGAAATGAATAGAAGAGGGATAGAGCTGGCCTATGTTAATCGGCAAAAGATGTTCGCACCCCATAATGATTACATCAGCTTTGCGTGTAAGAGGGGCAAATATTCAGTAGGTGTTCCCCTGAGACAACAGTGTAATGATGGACTGATGACTTTACCTGAGTGTGAGTGA
- the cfhl5 gene encoding complement factor H like 5, with the protein MKTRRADKFSTNHFWGRLEQSPVWWDRGKGTAAFSYTDFKDSYHQRSRLLMNTAFGKQLKMKYCKIFLFLLLMMMSVSTNAQGVTCEGEQLINVEIVVGNPGKAPPYKPGHILVFRCTDVNLKMHGQRTIECLSNGKWDYPYPKCGEVTCLLNTKENNIRLDRFPDFECPVTPGYNLTFSCTGQGLILKGQREITCQSNGEWSSPFPKCEEKHTEEITCELKSNTFGVKKINPKGKTIFRAGESVEITCSEKHWIFFTKESRKTFTCKDDGKWDNEPVCAGQTTSCGPPPDVNDADTIELKKDEYTTGERVEYSCFSKYTLDLRPPFSRFLTCDQGEWRGNIKCLKPCTVTVEEMERRGIDLAYVNRQKMFAPHNDYVTFACKRGKFSVGVPLRQQCNDGVMTLPECK; encoded by the exons ATGAAGACGAGGAGGGCTGACAAGTTTTCAACAAATCATTTTTGGGGGCGGTTGGAGCAGAGTCCTGTTTGGTGGGACAGAGGGAAGGGGACAGCTGCTTTCAGCTACACAGACTTCAAAGATTCATATCATCAGCGCTCAAGACTGCTCATGAATACAGCTTTTGGAAAACAG CTTAAAATGAAATACTGTAAGATATTTCTCTTTCTTCTATTAATGATGATGAGTGTCTCAACAAATGCTCAAG GAGTTACCTGTGAGGGTGAACAGCTCATCAATGTTGAGATTGTAGTTGGAAATCCAGGTAAGGCTCCACCTTATAAACCTGGACATATTTTAGTTTTTCGATGCACAGATGTGAACCTGAAGATGCACGGCCAACGAACAATTGAATGTCTGTCAAATGGAAAATGGGATTATCCATATCCAAAATGTGGAG AGGTAACATGTCTTCTAAACACAAAAGAGAACAACATCAGACTGGATCGATTTCCTGATTTTGAGTGTCCAGTCACACCTggatataatttaacattttcatgcACTGGACAAGGACTGATTTTAAAAGGACAGAGAGAAATCACCTGTCAGTCAAACGGAGAATGGAGCAGCCCTTTTCCTAAATGTGAAGAAAAACACACAGAAG AAATAACCTGTGAGCTGAAGTCAAACACATTCGGAGTTAAAAAAATCAATCCTAAGGGAAAAACTATTTTCAGAGCTGGAGAAAGTGTGGAGATCACCTGCTCTGAAAAACACTGGATCTTTTTTActaaagaatccagaaaaacatttacatgcaAAGATGATGGAAAGTGGGACAATGAGCCTGTTTGTGCAG GTCAGACCACCAGTTGTGGACCACCACCAGACGTGAATGATGCAGATACAATAGAACTAAAAAAAGATGAATACACTACAGGAGAGAGAGTTGAATACAGCTGCTTTAGTAAATACACATTGGATCTGCGTCCACCTTTCTCCAGATTCTTGACCTGTGATCAAGGAGAATGGAGGGGGAATATTAAGTGTTTAA AGCCCTGTACAGTGACTGTAGAGGAAATGGAAAGAAGAGGTATAGACTTGGCCTATGTTAATCGGCAAAAGATGTTCGCACCCCATAATGATTACGTCACCTTTGCGTGTAAGAGGGGCAAATTTTCAGTAGGTGTTCCCCTGAGACAACAATGTAATGATGGAGTGATGACTTTACCTGAGTGTAAGTGA